GGCTCCCAGGTCTTCCAGCAGCACCGGGCCCAGCAGCGTGCGCGCCACCCCGGCCTGCACGGTGCCGGACAGCAGGTTGCTGCGGCCCAGGAAGGAGGCGACGAAAGCCGTGCGCGGCCAAGTGTAGATGTCCTGGGGCGTGCCGAGCTGCTCGATCTGCCCTGCCCGCATCAGCGCGATCCGGTCACTGAACGCCAGCGCCTCTTCCTGATCGTGGGTAACCAGAATGGCCGCCACACCGCTGCGGCGCAGGATCGTGCGCACTTCCTGGCGGGTGGCGTGGCGCAACTGGGCGTCCAGGTTGGAAAACGGCTCATCCAGCAGCAGCAGCCGGGGCCGCGGCGCCAGCGCGCGGGCCAGCGCGACGCGCTGCTGCTGTCCGCCCGAGAGCTGATGGGGCATGCGCGACTCGAACACGGTCAGGCCCACCAGCGAGAGCGTCTCACGGGCGCGGGGCAACCGCTCGGCGCGCGGCAGCCTGCGCAGCCCGAACAGCACGTTGTCCAGCACGCTCAAGTGCGGAAACAGGGCGTAGTCCTGAAACACCAGCCCCACCCCCCGGCGCTCCGGCGGCTGGAACGGGGCCGTCATGTTGCGTCCATCGATCCAGACCTCGCCGCCGTCGGGTTCCTCCAGTCCTGCAATCAGGCGAAGGGTGGTGGTCTTGCCGCAGCCCGAAGGCCCCAGCAGGGTCAACAGCTCGCCTGGCGCCACCTGCAGATTCAGGTCGTCCACCACAGAGGGCAGATCAGAACCAGAACGGTGCACGGAAAAGCGCTTGCTGAGGTGCCGCAGTTCCAGCGCAGGCGGCGCGGTGGAAGCGGCGCGGTGCGGTGCGGCATTGGGGGCAGACGGCTCGGGGGTCATCACAGTCATGGTCATGGGAACTTCCTTCATTCCCGGTCCCGCCTGAGAATCAGCAGGGTCAGGAGGCCTCCGATGGCGGCCAGGGTCAGCGCGTAGGGAGCGGCGCTGGCATACTGGGCCTCCTCGGTGTAGGACCAGACATTGCGGGCCAGGGTTTCAAAACCAATGGGCGAGAGCAGCAGGGTCAGCGGCAATTCCTTGAGCACACTCAGAAACACGAAAGCGGCGCTGACCAGCAGGCCCGGCGCCAGCAGGGGCAGCGTGACCCGGCGCAGCGCCCCGCTGCGGGTAACGCCCAGCACGCGGGCGGCCTCTTCCAGCCGGGGAGTGGCCCGCACCAGCCCGCTGCGAACCGGGCCGATGGCCTCGGCGACAAAGTGCAGGGTGTACGCGATGATCAGCAGCGGCAGGGTCTGGTACAGCGCCGGCGTGACCCGCAACACGAAGAAGATCAGGGCCAGGGCGAAGGCCAGCGGCGGCGTGGCATATCCCAGATAGGCAATGCGCTCGATCAGCCGCGGCCAGCGCCCCTGGAACCGGCTGCCAATCACGGCCAGCGGCAGGGCCAGTGCGGTCGTCGTGATGGCCGCGAGCGCCGCCGCTCCCAGCGCCGAACGCAGGGCGTCCAGCACCTCTGTCCACAGCCACGGACTGCCCTCCAGACCCAGCCAGTACAGCATGGTTCCCAGCGGCAGGACCAGCGATACGGCCGCGAGCAGGGTCACGAACACCCACGCCAGGGGACGAAGGCGACCCAGCCGGACGGTGCCGGGCCGCCTCGCTCCGCCGGGCGAGGTCCGCGAGAGAAACACGCCGCGCATGAACCGGCCCTCCAGCCACAGCACGGCTCCCGTCAGCAGCAGCAATCCCAGTGCCAGCCACGCGGAGTACACCCGGTCATAGGCCGCCGTGTACTGCTGGTAGATCGCCGCACTGAAAGTCGGGTAGCGCATCAGGCTCACCACGCTGAAATCTCCCAGCGTATGCAGGCCAATCAGCAGGCCGCCCGACAGCCACGCCGGGCGCAGGTGCGGCACGGTCACCCCCCAGAAGGTCTGCCAGCGGTTGCGCCCCAGCAGCCGGGCTGCGTCCTCCAGCGCCGGGTCCTGGGTACGCAGGGCCGCGTGCAGGTTCAGAAACAGGTACGGAAAGGTAAACAGGGTCAGGACAAGCAGCGCTCCCCAGAAGCCGCCCGGCACCGGCATCCGCCAGCCGATCAGCGTGTCCACCGCCCCGCCCGCCCCGCCCGCCGCAATCAGGGCGTAGGCCCCCACATAGCCCGGAATCGCCAGCGGCAGCACGCCCAGCAGCGTCAGCAGCCGGCGGGGGCGCAGGTCACTGCGGGCCGCCAGAAAGGCCAGCGGCAACGCCACCAACGAGGTGGTCAGCAGGACCGAGGCGCTCAGCAGCAGGGTGTTGCCCGCCAGGACCAGATTCCGGGAACGAAAGACGATTTCACGCAGTTCCCCGGCATCGGCCCCCAGTGCGCGCAGACCCAGATAAGACAGCGGCACCAGAACCCCCAGCATGGTCAGCAGGGCGGGCAGCAACAGGGAGAAGGGAAGTCTTCGGGTCATGGCAGGGAGGGATGGAGCCGGGCACCAATGCAGATCCGGGCGTCAATCATGCCACTTTATCAGACCGGAATACTCGGGTTTTCTTTGCTGCGAACTTGTCTGGATGGTGAAGGCCACGGACTCAGGGTCACGGGCCGCTACCGCACGCGGTTCCGCCAGCCCCAGAGGGACAGAACCAGCACCGTGGGCGGAGCGGTCAGAAGGACTCCGTTGCTCACCCCCTGGGCGACTCCGGTCCTGATCGAGACGTCCGCCTGCGGACCAGAGGACCACACCACCGACAGCAGCGCAGCCAGTCCCACGCCTCCCGCAATCAGCAGTGCCAGGGCAGCCAGGCCCAAACCTAGACTGACCCAGAGCGGCTCCCAAGCCGCCCAGCGCAGCCGCCGGGGCAGCGCCAGCACCCCTGCGGCCAGCACACTCCCGGCCAGGTACACCAGCCCAAAGCTGCGCTCCATCCGGTCGCCCGACAGCACAACGGCGCCCACCACCAGCAGGGTCCCAAAACCCAGCACAGCCAATCCGCGCGCCCACAGGCGCGGCAGGGCCACGCTCGGCAGCAGGACGGCGACCGCCATTGCTGCCCCGATCAGCACCCCCAGGACCTCCACGCTGCAGTGGACCACACGTGAGCCCCGTACCGGACATCAACGGTACGGGCCTCATCAAAAGAGATTGGGTGGAATCCGTCTGAGGGGGTTACAGCAGTCCAGCGTCGCGCAGCAGCTTCTGGGCCTTCTCGATGTTCTTGGGCAGGGCCGTGGGATCCAGCTTGGGGCTGCGCTTGGTGACCTCGCTGAACGGGCGCATGGTGGTGGGCTGTAGGATGTTGCCGATCACCGGGTACTCGAAGTTAACGCTCAGGAAGAAGGTCTGCGCGTCCTTGCCCACCAGGCTGCTCAGGAAGCGGGAAGCCGTGGCCGTGTTCTTGCTGCTCTTCAGAATGGCCGCGCCGGTCGCGTTGCCCAGGTTCCCGATGTCGCCGTTCTTGAAAAAGTAGGTGTCGATGGGGTAGCTCAGACGGTTCACGCGCTGGATGTAGTAGTGGTTCGTCAGGGCCACATCGATCTCGCCGGAGCGCATGGCTTCGAGCATCCCCACGTTGCTCGTCTTGTAATCCCTGGGCTGCAGCGCCTTCATGCCCTCGAGCCACTGCCGGGTGGTCGCCTCCCCGTGCTGGGCGATCATGCCCGCCAGAAAGTCCTGAAAGCTGGGGTACGCGACCGTCCAGCCGATGCGGCCCTTGAGCGCAGTCATCTTGGGCAGGTCCAGCACGCTGTCCGGAAGCTGTTCGGGCTTGATCTTGTCGGTGTTGTAGGCCAGGGTGCGGAACCGGACGGTGGTGGGCAGCCACGAGCGGTCTGCCGGCAGATAGTCGCCCGCCACGTTGCGGGTCAGCGACGTGCCCAGCTTGACGAAGCGGCCCTCGCTCGCCAGTTCGCCCAGTGCGCCCACCGAGTTGCCCCAGAACACGTCGGCGGGACTGCGGTTGCCCTCCTCACGCAGGGCGGCGACCAACTGGGCGTCGCTGCCATAGCGCACGTTGACCTTGATGCCCGTCTGCTTTTCAAACTGCTGAACCAGCGGTTCCACAAAGGTCTTGGCCCGGCCCGAATACACCGTCAGCGTTTGCCCCGACTGGCCCAGGGCCGTGCCGGTCAGAACAAGGGCGGTGGTGGCAAGAATCACGTTTCGCATGTCCTGAATCCTAAGCAAACCACTCGGATTAGTAAGGTATATTTGTCCCGGCGGTTCCCAGGACGACCACCCAGGGCCACCAGAGGGCGGGGGGAGCAAGCAAATACCCCCCGCCCCGGCCTGTGCCCCTAGCGCTCATCCAGGGCGAGTTCCACCAGCCGCGTGACGAGTTCGCTGTAGCCCAGCCCCGACGCCTCGAACAGCTTGGGATACATGCTGGTCTGGGTAAACCCGGGCATGGTGTTCACCTCGTTGAGCAGCAACTCTCCCGTCTCTTCCACGTAGAAGAAGTCCACCCGCGCCAGGCCGGCGCAGTCCAGCGCCCGGAAAGCCTGCAGGGCGCCCTCACGTACCCGTTCGGCCACCTCGGTCGGGATGGGCGCGGGAATGTGGACCTCGGCGCGGCCCTCGGTGTACTTGGTCTCGTAGTCGTAGAACTCGGAGGCAAAGCGCAGCTCTCCCACCGGGCTGGCGATGGGCGCGTCGTTGCCCAGCACGCCGACTTCCAGTTCGCGGGGTTTGTGGGCGGTCATGGCTTCCAGAATCACGCGGCGGTCCAGGCCGAAGGCCAGCGTCAGGGCCGCGTCCAGCTCCTCGGGGCCGCGCACCTTGCTGATGCCCACGCTGGAGCCCAGGTTGGCCGGCTTGACGAACAGGGGGTAGCCCAGCTCTGCGGCACGCGCCCGCACACTCTCCGGGTCGCCGTGCCACTCGCGGCGCACAGCCAGCCGCCACTCCACCTGCGGGATGCCCGCGGAGGCGAGCACCTGTTTGGTCATCACCTTGTCCATGCTCACCGCCGAGCCCAGCACGCCGCTGCCCACAAACGGAATGCCCGCCAGGGTCAGCAGCCCCTGGATGGTGCCGTCCTCGCCCATCGGTCCGTGCAGCAGGGGAAACACGGCGTCGTAACCCTCGGCGCTGGCCACCCGGTGCAGCACCAGATCGCCGCCGGAGACCGCCGCCCCCGACTCCAGGGCCTGCCGCGTCTCGGTGGGCGGCAGCCAGCGCCCCTGCTTGCTGATCGCCACCGGCGTCACGTCGAACTGGTCGCGCGGCAGGGCATTCAGAACGCTGCGGGCACTGCTCAAGCTGACCTCATGTTCCCCGGACTGGCCGCCCGCCAGCAGCAGAATGCGCTTCTTCACGCGGCGCAGTATGGCAGATACCGTCCCCGGTGCGCGGCGCAGGTGACCCTGCGCTGGTCTCTTCGCCCGGCGTCCGGGCCGCCCGCCCCCCCCACCGCCGCTTCCAACCGAGTTCACACCTAAGCCGTTAGACCTACGCTATGATGCGCGGCGATCTAACACAGACAGGTAGGCAGCTGGAACGGACTTACTGGCTTCACAACCGGCCTTTTCGCTCCTTACCGGTCAACCCTATTCAGGAGGCTTCATGAAGAAACTCGTTACCCTCAGCTCGCTGCTCGTCATTTCCGCCGCTCTGGCCGCGTCCCCGGCCGACACCCTGGTGATTCAGTCCGCCGCAGACGTCCCCACCATGGACCCCGGCGTGACCTATGACACGTCCTCCTCGGCGCTCGTGGACAACATGTACGAGACGCTGCTGACCTATGACGGCGCGAGCCTGACCAAGCTGGTGCCCCAGCTGGCCACCAAGTGGACCGTCAGCAACGGCGGCAAGACCTACACCTTCGATCTGCGCAAGGGCGTCAAGTTCCACAGCGGCGCCACCATGACCTGCGCCGACGCCGAGTACACCATCGAGCGCAACCTCGTGACCAACAGCGGCGCGAGCGGCAACTGGTTTATCGCCGAGAGCCTGACCGGCAGCCAGAGCAACGCCGCCGACGACAAGAGCATTACCTGGGCCAAGATCGACAAGTCGGTGGAGTGCAACAACGCCGGTCAGCTGGTCTTTACGCTGCCCGCCGTCGACCCCGCCTTCCTGGCCAAGCTCGCCTACACCGGTCAGGCCATCGTCGAGAAGGCCTACAGCGCCAAGATCGGCGAATGGGACGGCACCGAGGCCACCTGGAAGGACTGGATCGGCAAGGACCTGACCGGCAGCAACCTGAGCAAGCAGCCCAACGGCACCGGCCCCTACCGTCTGGTGCGCGCCGACGCCAACAACCACC
This is a stretch of genomic DNA from Deinococcus aerophilus. It encodes these proteins:
- a CDS encoding D-alanine--D-alanine ligase family protein, whose protein sequence is MKKRILLLAGGQSGEHEVSLSSARSVLNALPRDQFDVTPVAISKQGRWLPPTETRQALESGAAVSGGDLVLHRVASAEGYDAVFPLLHGPMGEDGTIQGLLTLAGIPFVGSGVLGSAVSMDKVMTKQVLASAGIPQVEWRLAVRREWHGDPESVRARAAELGYPLFVKPANLGSSVGISKVRGPEELDAALTLAFGLDRRVILEAMTAHKPRELEVGVLGNDAPIASPVGELRFASEFYDYETKYTEGRAEVHIPAPIPTEVAERVREGALQAFRALDCAGLARVDFFYVEETGELLLNEVNTMPGFTQTSMYPKLFEASGLGYSELVTRLVELALDER
- a CDS encoding extracellular solute-binding protein, giving the protein MRNVILATTALVLTGTALGQSGQTLTVYSGRAKTFVEPLVQQFEKQTGIKVNVRYGSDAQLVAALREEGNRSPADVFWGNSVGALGELASEGRFVKLGTSLTRNVAGDYLPADRSWLPTTVRFRTLAYNTDKIKPEQLPDSVLDLPKMTALKGRIGWTVAYPSFQDFLAGMIAQHGEATTRQWLEGMKALQPRDYKTSNVGMLEAMRSGEIDVALTNHYYIQRVNRLSYPIDTYFFKNGDIGNLGNATGAAILKSSKNTATASRFLSSLVGKDAQTFFLSVNFEYPVIGNILQPTTMRPFSEVTKRSPKLDPTALPKNIEKAQKLLRDAGLL
- a CDS encoding ABC transporter ATP-binding protein, translating into MTMTVMTPEPSAPNAAPHRAASTAPPALELRHLSKRFSVHRSGSDLPSVVDDLNLQVAPGELLTLLGPSGCGKTTTLRLIAGLEEPDGGEVWIDGRNMTAPFQPPERRGVGLVFQDYALFPHLSVLDNVLFGLRRLPRAERLPRARETLSLVGLTVFESRMPHQLSGGQQQRVALARALAPRPRLLLLDEPFSNLDAQLRHATRQEVRTILRRSGVAAILVTHDQEEALAFSDRIALMRAGQIEQLGTPQDIYTWPRTAFVASFLGRSNLLSGTVQAGVARTLLGPVLLEDLGAGETLQEGDNPVPDGLQMISLRPEHLTFTDDPSGAEAVIVAREFGGHAVTYTLSLGQHEVLLHETGHPLRAEGERVRIRAARPGRAVR
- a CDS encoding ABC transporter permease produces the protein MTRRLPFSLLLPALLTMLGVLVPLSYLGLRALGADAGELREIVFRSRNLVLAGNTLLLSASVLLTTSLVALPLAFLAARSDLRPRRLLTLLGVLPLAIPGYVGAYALIAAGGAGGAVDTLIGWRMPVPGGFWGALLVLTLFTFPYLFLNLHAALRTQDPALEDAARLLGRNRWQTFWGVTVPHLRPAWLSGGLLIGLHTLGDFSVVSLMRYPTFSAAIYQQYTAAYDRVYSAWLALGLLLLTGAVLWLEGRFMRGVFLSRTSPGGARRPGTVRLGRLRPLAWVFVTLLAAVSLVLPLGTMLYWLGLEGSPWLWTEVLDALRSALGAAALAAITTTALALPLAVIGSRFQGRWPRLIERIAYLGYATPPLAFALALIFFVLRVTPALYQTLPLLIIAYTLHFVAEAIGPVRSGLVRATPRLEEAARVLGVTRSGALRRVTLPLLAPGLLVSAAFVFLSVLKELPLTLLLSPIGFETLARNVWSYTEEAQYASAAPYALTLAAIGGLLTLLILRRDRE